From Panthera uncia isolate 11264 chromosome E1, Puncia_PCG_1.0, whole genome shotgun sequence, one genomic window encodes:
- the G6PC3 gene encoding glucose-6-phosphatase 3 has protein sequence MESTLGAGIAMAEALQNQLPWLENVWLWVTFLGDPKSLFLFYFPAAYYASRRVGIAVLWISLITEWLNLVFKWLLFGDRPFWWVHESGYYSQAPAQVHQFPASCETGPGSPSGHCMITGAALWPIMTAISSQMATRAHSRWVRVIPSLAYCTFLLAVGLSRVFLLAHFPHQVLAGLITGAALGWLMAPRVPMERELSFYGLTSLALLLGASLIYWTLFTLGLDLSWSISLASKWCERPEWVHLDSRPFASLSRDSGAALGLGIALHSPCYAQVRRAYLGHGQKIVCLVLAVGLLGPLDWLGYPPQISLFYIFNFLKYTLWPCLVLALVPWVVHTFSAQEIPPIRSS, from the exons ATGGAGTCCACGCTGGGCGCGGGCATCGCAATGGCCGAGGCGCTGCAGAACCAGCTGCCTTGGCTGGAAAACGTGTGGCTCTGGGTCACCTTTCTGGGCGATCCCAAGAGCCTCTTTCTGTTCTACTTCCCCGCGGCCTACTACGCCTCCCGCCGCGTGGGCATCGCAGTGCTCTGGATCAGCCTCATCACCGAGTGGCTCAACCTCGTCTTCAAGTG GCTTCTGTTTGGAGACAGGCCCTTTTGGTGGGTCCATGAGTCTGGCTACTAcagccaggccccagcccaggtCCACCAGTTCCCTGCTTCTTGTGAAACTGGTCCAG GCAGCCCTTCTGGACATTGCATGATCACGGGAGCAGCGCTCTGGCCCATAATGACGGCCATCTCTTCCCAGATGGCCACTCGGGCCCACAG cCGCTGGGTGAGGGTGATACCTAGTCTGGCTTACTGCACCTTCCTACTGGCGGTCGGCCTGTCCCGGGTCTTCCTCTTAGCACATTTCCCCCACCAGGTGCTGGCTGGCCTAATAACTG GTGCTGCGCTGGGCTGGCTGATGGCCCCCCGGGTACCCATGGAGCGGGAGCTAAGCTTCTATGGATTGACCTCACTGGCCCTCTTGCTGGGTGCCAGCCTCATCTACTGGACCCTTTTTACACTGGGCCTGGATCTTTCTTG gtCCATCAGTCTGGCCTCCAAGTGGTGTGAGCGGCCTGAGTGGGTGCACTTGGATAGCCGGCCCTTTGCCTCCCTGAGCCGTGACTCAGGGGCCGCCCTGGGTCTGGGCATTGCCCTGCACTCTCCCTGCTATGCCCAGGTACGGCGAGCATACCTGGGACATGGCCAGAAGATAGTCTGTCTTGTGCTGGCCGTGGGGCTGCTGGGCCCCCTGGACTGGCTGGGCTACCCACCTCAGATCAGCCTTTTCTATATCTTCAATTTCCTCAAGTACACCCTCTGGCCATGCCTCGTCCTGGCCCTTGTGCCCTGGGTGGTGCACACGTTCAGTGCCCAGGAAATACCACCCATCCGCTCTTCCTGA
- the LSM12 gene encoding protein LSM12 isoform X1 — MAAPPGEYFSVGSQVSCRTCQEQRLQGEVVAFDYQSKMLALKCPSSSGKPNHADILLINLQYVSEVEIINDRTETPPPLASLNVSKLASKARTEKEEKLSQAYAISAGVSLEGQQLFQTIHKTIKDCKWQEKNIVVMEEVVITPPYQVENCKGKEGSALSHVRKIVEKHFRDVESQKILQRSQAQQPQKEAALSS; from the exons ATGGCGGCTCCTCCGGGCGAGTACTTCAGCGTTGGGAGCCAGGTGTCGTGCCGGACGTGCCAGGAGCAGCGGCTGCAGGGCGAGGTGGTAGCCTTCGACTACCAGTCCAAAATGCTGGCTTTAA AATGTCCCTCTTCCAGTGGAAAGCCCAACCATGCAGACATCTTGCTCATAAACTTACAGTATGTTTCAGAAGTGGAAATAATTAATGACCGAACAGAAACCCCTCCTCCCCTAGCTTCACTCAATGTTAGTAAG CTTGCCAGCAAAGCAcggacagagaaggaggagaagctgAGCCAGGCCTATGCAATCAGCGCTGGTGTTTCCCTAGAGGGCCAGCAGCTCTTCCAGACCATACACAAGAC cATTAAAGACTgtaaatggcaagaaaaaaacaTCGTAGTCATGGAAGAAGTTGTTATTACACCCCCATATCAAGTGGAAAACTGTAAAGGCAAAGAGGGGAGTGCACTGAGCCATGTACGCAAAATA gttgaaaaacattttagagaCGTGGAAAGCCAAAAGATACTGCAGCGTTCACAAGCCCAGCAACCACAGAAGGAGGCTGCCCTGTCATCCTGA
- the LSM12 gene encoding protein LSM12 isoform X2, with the protein MAAPPGEYFSVGSQVSCRTCQEQRLQGELASKARTEKEEKLSQAYAISAGVSLEGQQLFQTIHKTIKDCKWQEKNIVVMEEVVITPPYQVENCKGKEGSALSHVRKIVEKHFRDVESQKILQRSQAQQPQKEAALSS; encoded by the exons ATGGCGGCTCCTCCGGGCGAGTACTTCAGCGTTGGGAGCCAGGTGTCGTGCCGGACGTGCCAGGAGCAGCGGCTGCAGGGCGAG CTTGCCAGCAAAGCAcggacagagaaggaggagaagctgAGCCAGGCCTATGCAATCAGCGCTGGTGTTTCCCTAGAGGGCCAGCAGCTCTTCCAGACCATACACAAGAC cATTAAAGACTgtaaatggcaagaaaaaaacaTCGTAGTCATGGAAGAAGTTGTTATTACACCCCCATATCAAGTGGAAAACTGTAAAGGCAAAGAGGGGAGTGCACTGAGCCATGTACGCAAAATA gttgaaaaacattttagagaCGTGGAAAGCCAAAAGATACTGCAGCGTTCACAAGCCCAGCAACCACAGAAGGAGGCTGCCCTGTCATCCTGA